A single Henriciella sp. AS95 DNA region contains:
- a CDS encoding lipoyl domain-containing protein has translation MSDVRIPQDCWDDDSEGAISTWFFDSGDMVEKGDVICEVMNEKVATEIEAPDTGKLTIKAEAEAAVRKGELIATIESA, from the coding sequence ATGTCTGATGTTCGTATTCCCCAGGATTGCTGGGATGATGACAGCGAAGGCGCGATCTCAACCTGGTTCTTCGACTCCGGCGACATGGTCGAGAAGGGCGACGTGATCTGTGAGGTCATGAACGAAAAGGTCGCGACCGAGATCGAGGCGCCGGACACCGGCAAGCTGACCATCAAGGCAGAGGCCGAGGCCGCCGTGCGAAAAGGCGAGCTGATCGCGACGATCGAGAGCGCGTAA
- a CDS encoding nitroreductase family protein produces MTRQITPHTAVDPSFVERWSPRAFEPVDMPKADLMTLFEAARWAPSAFNSQPWRFIWSRRGDPNWELFLSLLIPFNADWAKNSSVLGFVVSRTRQSKPDGTSTALVSHAYDAGSAWMQLALQAMKLGYHAHGMTGIDFDEVRTKLRVPEEFEVNAAFAVGKLGSPDSLPQKLRDRETPSDRLPLDEICSMGFFDASNQW; encoded by the coding sequence ATGACGCGCCAGATAACACCGCACACAGCTGTCGATCCCTCCTTCGTTGAACGCTGGTCTCCGCGTGCATTTGAACCTGTAGACATGCCGAAGGCAGATCTGATGACCCTGTTCGAGGCAGCGCGCTGGGCGCCCTCGGCGTTTAATTCGCAACCCTGGCGGTTCATCTGGTCGCGGCGCGGCGATCCCAATTGGGAACTGTTTCTAAGCCTGCTGATACCGTTCAATGCAGATTGGGCAAAAAATTCATCCGTTCTCGGTTTTGTCGTTTCCAGAACCCGGCAGTCGAAGCCGGATGGAACCAGCACGGCCCTCGTTTCCCACGCTTACGATGCCGGCTCAGCCTGGATGCAGCTTGCCCTGCAAGCGATGAAGCTTGGCTATCACGCTCATGGAATGACCGGCATCGACTTCGATGAGGTAAGAACCAAGCTGCGTGTACCTGAGGAATTTGAGGTGAATGCAGCGTTCGCGGTGGGAAAACTCGGAAGCCCGGACAGTCTGCCGCAAAAACTGCGGGACCGTGAAACACCCAGCGACCGACTACCCCTGGACGAAATCTGCTCAATGGGATTCTTCGACGCGTCAAATCAGTGGTAG
- a CDS encoding peptidase M20, which translates to MSLDFKNLPEAAYAVSEDEVAALAAALDKEEMTRVALELGNIKSPARGEAEAAEYVYQWLSKEGFRPRKVGATPERPNIIATYGGKGDGKSLLYTAHLDTESPVGNPDEDALKFRDSTLEQREWTECWLENGQLHGFPIANDRGPMTCFLFAAKALKACGFDLSGRLYLTASPGEIGPEPIEEMRGIDYMGKEIGTHYVFNHGGVSADYAIAAEGCDYGLTWVGSGYSVFRIKLYGDSVFTPLLESPELASDHPNPIYRMGAAVQSILDWSRKFETESRYECEGGASYPKAQIASVRGGVPHAFGAGTEVCALYLEVGLAPNQQIGDVHRSLEAFLRESGIGEFELEPVVVRHGFEADENKVKPLVSAVDLATRLATGEPLKRAAPIYSSMWRDHNVFNMNRVPAVTTGFKRWRPTPEDLVKGALIYAVTALALCGRAKQSEGGTAIKPVYGDNPFRGGET; encoded by the coding sequence ATGAGTCTGGATTTCAAGAATTTGCCCGAGGCCGCCTACGCGGTCTCGGAAGACGAAGTCGCGGCCTTGGCTGCGGCGCTCGACAAGGAAGAAATGACCCGCGTCGCCCTCGAGCTGGGCAACATTAAAAGCCCCGCCCGCGGCGAGGCAGAGGCTGCTGAATATGTCTATCAGTGGCTCTCCAAAGAAGGGTTTCGCCCTCGCAAGGTTGGCGCGACTCCCGAGCGCCCGAACATTATCGCGACCTATGGCGGAAAGGGAGACGGCAAGAGCCTGCTCTATACCGCGCACCTGGATACTGAGAGCCCGGTCGGCAATCCTGACGAGGACGCGCTCAAATTCCGCGACAGTACGCTGGAGCAGCGAGAGTGGACCGAGTGCTGGTTGGAGAACGGCCAGCTCCACGGCTTTCCCATCGCGAATGACCGCGGTCCGATGACCTGTTTCCTCTTTGCCGCGAAGGCGCTCAAGGCTTGCGGTTTCGATCTGTCGGGACGCCTGTACCTGACCGCGTCGCCCGGCGAGATCGGTCCCGAGCCGATCGAGGAGATGCGCGGGATCGACTATATGGGCAAGGAAATTGGCACGCACTACGTGTTCAATCATGGCGGCGTATCGGCTGACTATGCGATTGCCGCAGAAGGTTGCGACTATGGCCTGACCTGGGTCGGCAGCGGCTATTCGGTTTTCAGGATCAAGCTTTACGGCGACAGCGTCTTCACGCCCCTGCTTGAATCTCCTGAACTGGCCAGCGACCATCCAAACCCGATTTACCGGATGGGCGCGGCCGTACAGTCAATCCTCGACTGGAGCCGCAAGTTCGAAACGGAAAGCCGTTACGAATGCGAGGGCGGCGCATCCTATCCGAAGGCACAGATTGCATCGGTTCGGGGCGGTGTGCCGCATGCGTTCGGTGCTGGAACCGAAGTTTGCGCACTTTATCTCGAAGTCGGCCTGGCGCCGAACCAGCAGATCGGTGATGTCCACCGCAGCCTCGAAGCCTTTCTTCGCGAATCCGGCATTGGTGAATTCGAGCTCGAGCCCGTTGTCGTTCGTCATGGCTTTGAGGCCGATGAAAACAAAGTCAAACCCCTTGTAAGCGCAGTGGATCTGGCGACACGGCTAGCGACCGGAGAGCCGCTGAAACGGGCTGCACCGATCTATTCGAGCATGTGGCGCGACCACAACGTCTTCAATATGAACCGGGTGCCCGCGGTTACGACAGGCTTCAAGCGCTGGCGTCCAACCCCTGAGGACCTTGTGAAAGGGGCGCTGATCTACGCCGTAACCGCACTCGCTCTATGCGGCAGGGCGAAGCAGTCCGAAGGCGGCACAGCAATCAAACCTGTCTATGGCGACAACCCTTTCAGAGGAGGTGAAACGTGA
- a CDS encoding LLM class flavin-dependent oxidoreductase, translating into MLPNHKMFGVFLPIANGGWIISKNTPTLDGLYQTNREAAIIADQIGLDFIMSMSKFRGFGGETNHWSTSMESMTMMAGLAEVTKNVKVWATMHALLHNPGVVAKMVTTLDHISNGRAGLNIVAGAYREEFSQMGAWDEALTHADRYALTEEWITLIKRLWSEESVSSDGRFFQFDDCQSDPKPISKPRPDLIAAGQSDRGFRFSTTHADACFIGGRSVEERAGLSQRAREIAAENNTTIKVCSMCTVIHDDSDAKAEALLQRFEDGKDLGAISAQMKSWGLSAENVAAAAHKMSASQNHTVVGSPQTCREKIEQYVEDCALDGVMLIFPDYKAGLEMFGDILPKLRGHYAAESHEPA; encoded by the coding sequence ATGCTACCCAACCACAAAATGTTCGGCGTTTTCCTGCCCATCGCTAATGGCGGCTGGATCATCTCGAAGAACACACCGACGCTCGACGGGCTCTACCAGACCAATCGTGAGGCGGCGATCATCGCGGACCAGATTGGCCTCGACTTCATCATGTCGATGTCGAAGTTCCGTGGCTTTGGCGGGGAGACCAACCACTGGAGCACATCCATGGAGTCGATGACCATGATGGCCGGGCTCGCGGAAGTGACAAAGAATGTGAAAGTGTGGGCCACGATGCATGCGCTGCTTCACAATCCGGGCGTTGTTGCGAAAATGGTCACCACGCTCGACCACATCTCGAACGGCCGCGCGGGTCTCAATATTGTGGCGGGTGCGTACCGGGAAGAATTCTCTCAGATGGGCGCCTGGGACGAGGCGCTGACCCACGCGGACCGGTATGCCCTGACAGAGGAATGGATCACGCTGATCAAACGCCTCTGGTCTGAGGAAAGTGTTTCTTCGGACGGACGCTTCTTCCAGTTTGATGACTGCCAATCCGATCCCAAGCCGATATCGAAGCCCCGTCCCGACCTGATCGCGGCAGGCCAGTCGGATCGCGGCTTCCGCTTCTCGACGACCCATGCTGATGCCTGCTTTATCGGTGGCCGGAGTGTGGAGGAGCGGGCGGGTCTCAGCCAGCGCGCGCGTGAAATCGCAGCCGAAAACAACACGACCATCAAGGTGTGTTCGATGTGCACCGTCATCCATGATGACAGCGACGCCAAAGCCGAGGCATTGCTCCAGCGTTTTGAAGACGGCAAGGATCTCGGCGCTATCTCGGCACAGATGAAGAGCTGGGGCCTTTCGGCAGAAAACGTCGCGGCGGCCGCTCATAAAATGAGCGCCAGCCAGAACCATACCGTCGTTGGATCTCCCCAGACCTGCCGGGAGAAGATCGAACAATACGTTGAGGATTGCGCGCTCGATGGCGTCATGCTGATCTTCCCCGATTATAAGGCAGGCTTGGAAATGTTCGGGGACATCCTCCCTAAACTTCGCGGTCACTACGCGGCCGAGAGCCATGAACCTGCTTGA
- a CDS encoding flavin reductase family protein: MTQSIDVGLWREAMGGFLSGITVVTTRGEAGVAGTAVNAFSAVSQDPPLLLVCLDRKSRSLDAIRKSGILAVNILSNAHMDVVRRFAAKSEDDRFRDVDFFDGVTGAPVLAESVAWFDCEVHALHDGGDHEIVVGRVLDLGSNKNAAPLAYHRGNIWCLDAGAATPEQRS; encoded by the coding sequence GTGACCCAATCGATAGATGTCGGTCTTTGGCGTGAAGCCATGGGCGGCTTTCTGAGCGGGATTACCGTCGTCACGACCCGTGGCGAGGCCGGCGTCGCAGGAACGGCCGTCAACGCGTTTTCCGCGGTCTCACAGGATCCGCCTCTGCTGCTCGTTTGCCTCGACCGCAAGAGCCGGTCACTCGACGCTATCCGTAAGTCCGGCATTCTGGCTGTGAATATCCTTTCGAACGCACACATGGACGTCGTCCGCCGGTTTGCCGCCAAGTCGGAGGACGACCGGTTTCGTGATGTCGATTTCTTCGATGGCGTTACCGGCGCTCCGGTCTTGGCCGAGTCTGTGGCCTGGTTTGATTGCGAAGTGCATGCCCTTCACGATGGTGGCGATCACGAGATCGTTGTCGGGCGCGTGCTGGATCTTGGGTCTAACAAGAATGCTGCGCCGCTGGCTTATCACCGGGGGAACATCTGGTGTCTTGATGCCGGCGCGGCGACGCCTGAACAGCGTTCATGA
- a CDS encoding alpha-ketoacid dehydrogenase subunit beta encodes MQEKKRKLTIAKAMAEAISLEMRASDDVLVMGEDIGKLGGVFGNTLGLLDEFGTERVRDTPISETGFIGTAVGMAAAGMRPVVELMFVDFFGVCMDSIYNLAAKQSYFSGGNVTCPMVLMTSVGGGYGDAGQHSQTLYATFGHLPGLKVVIPSNAHDAKGMMAAAIADPNPVIFMYHKALQGMGWLGTVQRSITHVPEGRYTVPLDKAEVVRAGQDITLVGLGHTVHVALDAAAALEAKGIEAEVIDLRSIAPLDRETILASVGKTGALLSIDDDYHSYGVGAEIIATVAESGKVRLKAPPKRISYPDIPVPFAPEMEHAVLPNSDKVVSAVSAMLEAPAHV; translated from the coding sequence ATGCAGGAAAAGAAACGCAAACTGACGATCGCGAAGGCCATGGCCGAAGCCATCTCGCTGGAGATGCGTGCCAGCGATGATGTGCTCGTCATGGGAGAGGATATCGGCAAGCTCGGCGGTGTGTTTGGCAATACGCTCGGGCTTCTGGACGAGTTCGGGACGGAGCGCGTCCGGGACACGCCGATTTCGGAAACCGGCTTCATCGGCACCGCCGTCGGCATGGCCGCAGCGGGCATGCGGCCCGTCGTCGAGCTCATGTTCGTCGACTTTTTCGGTGTCTGCATGGACTCGATCTACAATCTCGCCGCCAAGCAGAGCTACTTCTCCGGTGGCAATGTGACCTGCCCGATGGTGCTCATGACGTCCGTAGGCGGCGGCTATGGCGATGCGGGGCAGCACTCCCAGACGCTCTATGCCACGTTCGGGCATCTGCCGGGGCTGAAGGTCGTTATCCCGTCGAATGCCCATGATGCAAAGGGGATGATGGCCGCAGCGATCGCCGACCCGAACCCCGTCATCTTCATGTATCACAAGGCGCTTCAGGGCATGGGCTGGCTCGGCACTGTCCAGCGGTCGATCACCCATGTGCCGGAGGGGCGCTACACCGTGCCGCTCGACAAGGCAGAAGTCGTCAGGGCCGGGCAGGACATCACTCTGGTGGGCCTCGGGCATACGGTTCACGTCGCTCTTGATGCCGCCGCTGCCCTTGAGGCGAAAGGGATCGAGGCGGAGGTGATCGACCTGCGCTCGATCGCGCCGCTGGACCGGGAGACCATCCTGGCGTCCGTCGGAAAAACGGGCGCGCTCCTGAGCATCGATGACGACTACCACTCCTATGGCGTGGGCGCGGAAATCATCGCAACCGTCGCCGAGAGCGGCAAGGTGCGCCTCAAGGCGCCACCGAAGCGGATTTCCTATCCGGATATTCCGGTGCCTTTCGCGCCGGAAATGGAACATGCCGTCCTGCCCAATAGCGACAAGGTTGTCAGCGCTGTGTCGGCCATGCTGGAGGCGCCTGCTCATGTCTGA
- a CDS encoding MFS transporter: MTTPSADSPAHLKGMVALRRVMADSSYRSLFLASTTVMASQWMQRIALGWIMWELTGSTTWLGLLALAELAPGLVFGPLGGVLADQNDRRKIIIRCQTVLFAVALLTGVVVFFGWSTPIILVLLTAAAGIGAAIQESARALLIRDVTPRDCLPTGMSMTAISVNVTRFIGPAIAGPLVIWPGPASIFWINAVVALIMIATVLRLRPIQMSSTPNQPTGFVKQLWTGFKAASSHSIVTPVLVVFAATAFLVRPVYELMPAFADRLFGGDVQAYSYLVMGVGAGALVGAIIVTLNAPQKPAGLFFQASIAASVALVGFSMTSGLTAATVAAMVLGFFMCISAAASQLVMILDTDEAVSGRVLSFWGALMRGAPALGALFGGGVLDLLGYRVPLAGAGAIAAVLSVLTFVLFIQYQSSLRRREAA, from the coding sequence ATGACAACGCCGTCAGCGGACTCGCCCGCTCACCTCAAGGGCATGGTCGCGCTTCGGCGTGTCATGGCTGACTCCTCCTATCGCAGCCTGTTTCTGGCCTCCACCACCGTCATGGCCAGCCAGTGGATGCAGCGCATCGCGCTTGGCTGGATCATGTGGGAATTGACCGGCAGCACCACCTGGCTGGGACTGCTTGCACTGGCTGAACTCGCGCCAGGACTAGTCTTCGGCCCCTTGGGCGGCGTCCTGGCAGACCAGAACGACCGCCGGAAAATTATCATCCGGTGCCAGACCGTTCTTTTCGCGGTCGCTCTCCTTACCGGCGTCGTTGTGTTTTTTGGCTGGAGCACGCCCATCATTCTCGTTCTGCTGACCGCTGCAGCAGGGATCGGGGCAGCCATCCAGGAATCCGCACGTGCTCTGCTGATAAGGGACGTTACCCCTCGCGATTGTCTCCCGACCGGCATGTCGATGACGGCAATCTCGGTGAATGTGACGCGCTTTATCGGGCCGGCAATCGCGGGGCCGCTTGTGATCTGGCCCGGACCGGCATCGATCTTCTGGATCAATGCCGTGGTCGCGCTAATCATGATCGCGACCGTGCTTCGCCTGCGACCGATCCAGATGTCGTCGACGCCAAACCAGCCGACTGGATTCGTGAAACAGCTCTGGACAGGGTTCAAGGCGGCCTCAAGCCATTCGATCGTGACGCCCGTACTCGTCGTATTTGCCGCGACAGCCTTTCTGGTACGGCCAGTATACGAGCTTATGCCTGCCTTCGCAGATCGCCTGTTCGGGGGCGATGTTCAGGCTTACTCTTATCTTGTGATGGGCGTCGGTGCCGGAGCTCTGGTTGGCGCCATCATCGTCACCCTCAATGCACCTCAAAAGCCGGCGGGTCTCTTCTTCCAGGCGTCAATAGCCGCCTCTGTCGCGCTCGTCGGCTTTTCGATGACATCAGGCCTCACTGCGGCGACCGTGGCCGCAATGGTTCTAGGCTTCTTCATGTGCATCAGCGCGGCCGCGTCCCAGCTTGTGATGATCCTCGATACCGACGAGGCGGTGAGTGGCCGGGTGCTCAGCTTCTGGGGCGCCTTGATGAGGGGCGCGCCGGCGCTCGGCGCGCTTTTTGGCGGGGGTGTCCTCGACCTGCTCGGCTACCGGGTGCCACTGGCGGGCGCTGGCGCCATCGCAGCAGTGCTGTCTGTGCTGACGTTCGTGCTTTTTATCCAATACCAGTCATCGCTGCGTCGCCGGGAGGCGGCGTAA
- a CDS encoding cysteine hydrolase: MNKHTPSAESLSDWVAPARTAVIVIDIQVDFASAEGVLGKAGVDMSITEPAVAAASQLVEDAREAGVPVIFVGLQTDAATDSPVWGEWRRRKNGVDEGGGICRSGTPGADFFGPKPEPGETVVPKLRYSGFFGTSLDAILRARQIDTLVVCGLTTECCVDCTVRDAFHLDYFVYVPTDACAAYDEQIHIGALNSLELNCATLVTTADLRSAWATQEESNQ, from the coding sequence TTGAATAAACACACACCCTCCGCCGAAAGCCTGTCCGACTGGGTCGCCCCGGCAAGAACAGCTGTCATCGTTATCGATATCCAGGTCGACTTCGCTTCAGCCGAAGGCGTGCTCGGAAAAGCCGGCGTCGATATGAGCATCACCGAACCGGCCGTCGCCGCAGCATCGCAACTCGTTGAAGATGCACGAGAGGCCGGCGTCCCGGTGATCTTCGTTGGCCTGCAGACAGATGCGGCAACCGACTCGCCCGTCTGGGGGGAATGGCGGCGACGCAAGAACGGCGTTGACGAGGGCGGCGGCATTTGCCGGAGCGGAACCCCTGGCGCCGACTTTTTCGGACCAAAACCCGAGCCTGGTGAAACGGTCGTTCCAAAGCTCCGCTATAGCGGCTTCTTCGGCACCAGCCTCGATGCCATATTGCGTGCGCGTCAGATCGATACGCTCGTCGTCTGTGGGCTAACCACCGAATGCTGTGTCGACTGCACGGTGCGCGATGCGTTCCATCTCGACTATTTCGTTTATGTGCCGACCGATGCGTGCGCCGCCTATGATGAGCAAATTCACATCGGCGCCCTGAATTCGCTGGAACTGAACTGCGCAACGCTGGTGACCACGGCTGACCTGCGCAGCGCCTGGGCGACACAAGAAGAAAGCAACCAATGA
- a CDS encoding MFS transporter, whose amino-acid sequence MLLSGMIQSVRSVPRMAAAHMATLSALELLISAATFSSLGVVLPHMVSELDWSWSQAGFGFTILGAACGGSSLVPSLVIRKFGVRMALILGAAMMAAGLFTMSSVNSLIQYFSAAAICGVAFQMMGAIPATFVISRQFKRRSTALGLYFTIGGLGNVFGPWMVMGVLSIEGQNWRDYWMYQALILLATGLVAALIIGLDKRFSTPAKDELEQPGTDETVDVDGNRDQADAIAAQAEPAPRTSNVYVTPVDWGVKEAMGSIQYYVLVSAYFANLIALVTVTSLSVGHLVERGVSPQIAGAMLSLEAFIAVIARVGGGFLGERIDPRYLMVVSLACTAVGCCVLATSGSHSVLLIYAIGTGIGFGMTSLTCTVLMLNYFGQRNNLELFSTMCLVGAASALGPTIGGVIHDVTGSFVPMFLILSAIAAIVWVGVVFMRAPQKDDAAPKRREAERPEQTGAEPHTIS is encoded by the coding sequence ATGCTGCTATCAGGAATGATCCAGTCCGTACGGTCCGTCCCCCGGATGGCGGCGGCCCACATGGCGACTTTAAGTGCCCTGGAGCTTCTCATCAGCGCAGCGACATTCTCGTCGCTTGGCGTCGTCTTGCCTCACATGGTCTCAGAGCTGGACTGGAGCTGGTCGCAAGCTGGTTTTGGCTTCACTATTCTCGGTGCAGCCTGCGGTGGCTCATCCCTCGTCCCGTCGCTCGTTATCCGGAAGTTCGGCGTCCGAATGGCTCTCATCCTGGGCGCGGCCATGATGGCTGCCGGCCTGTTTACCATGAGCAGCGTGAACAGCCTCATCCAGTATTTCTCGGCGGCCGCCATATGCGGTGTGGCATTCCAGATGATGGGCGCGATCCCGGCGACATTTGTGATCAGTCGGCAATTCAAGCGCAGGTCTACCGCGCTCGGCCTCTATTTCACCATCGGCGGCCTCGGCAATGTATTCGGACCGTGGATGGTGATGGGCGTCCTGTCTATCGAAGGTCAAAACTGGCGCGACTACTGGATGTACCAGGCGCTCATCCTGCTTGCGACGGGACTCGTGGCGGCACTCATCATCGGGCTCGACAAACGCTTTTCCACCCCCGCCAAGGATGAGCTCGAGCAGCCAGGGACTGATGAGACGGTCGACGTAGACGGCAATCGCGATCAGGCGGATGCCATTGCGGCCCAAGCCGAACCCGCGCCTCGCACGTCAAACGTCTATGTCACGCCGGTCGACTGGGGTGTGAAAGAAGCGATGGGCTCAATCCAGTATTACGTGCTGGTCTCCGCTTACTTCGCCAACCTTATTGCCCTCGTCACGGTGACCAGCCTTTCGGTCGGACACCTGGTCGAGCGCGGCGTCTCGCCCCAGATCGCAGGCGCGATGCTGAGCCTCGAAGCCTTTATCGCCGTCATTGCCCGCGTCGGCGGGGGCTTCCTCGGCGAACGGATCGATCCCAGATACCTAATGGTCGTTTCGCTGGCCTGTACGGCGGTCGGTTGCTGCGTGCTAGCGACGTCCGGCTCTCATTCCGTGCTGCTCATCTACGCAATTGGCACGGGCATTGGGTTCGGCATGACGTCGCTCACCTGCACCGTTCTGATGCTGAACTATTTTGGCCAGCGCAATAATCTGGAGCTGTTCTCGACAATGTGTCTGGTCGGCGCGGCCTCTGCCCTTGGGCCGACCATTGGCGGCGTCATTCACGACGTCACCGGCAGCTTTGTCCCGATGTTTCTGATCCTCTCGGCCATCGCAGCAATTGTCTGGGTCGGCGTGGTCTTCATGCGTGCGCCGCAAAAAGACGACGCCGCTCCCAAGCGACGCGAAGCGGAGCGACCGGAGCAAACCGGCGCTGAGCCACACACGATCTCGTAA
- a CDS encoding M20/M25/M40 family metallo-hydrolase, producing the protein MADGITKPSMMGAFSDEDVKAITDAIDINELTDLILELSNIYSPSTGEAEASAFVHAWMEREGFNPLSVGAVPHRQNVIGTYGGHGAGRNLLFTAHLDTESEPSDPTVLAKTRRPSSAENREWKECWLEEGKFYGYAVANDRGPMSCMLMAAKALKKAGFDLAGRMYLTACPGECGPEPIEERGGIDYMGKEIGAHYMFHHGGVAPDYAIAAEGTDFGVTWLGAGSCTFRVQIYGESIFRPLLKAPEKTADHPSPLYKLGPVIEALHAWTRDYERDNTYDTKGGTCLPKATISSIQGGFPYSGGTQICSLYIGCDLGPKQKAADVLHSLESVMRELPGIEFDVTPVNVYHGYEAQDDEIEPLAASVGSAVQSVKGHPVEKAKSVYSSMWRDHNVFNMHRIPALTFGPTRWRPTPQDFFECTLMYALIALSVCGQMNEQVSSTTAKGVYGGMSNPFEN; encoded by the coding sequence ATGGCCGACGGAATAACAAAACCTTCGATGATGGGTGCGTTCTCAGACGAGGATGTCAAAGCCATCACCGATGCGATTGATATCAACGAGCTGACTGACCTGATCTTGGAGCTGTCCAACATTTACAGCCCCTCCACTGGCGAGGCGGAGGCATCGGCCTTTGTTCATGCGTGGATGGAGCGGGAAGGCTTCAACCCCTTATCGGTAGGCGCAGTGCCCCATAGGCAGAATGTTATCGGCACCTATGGCGGCCACGGTGCGGGCCGCAACCTACTCTTCACGGCTCACCTCGACACCGAGAGCGAGCCTTCAGACCCGACTGTCCTTGCAAAGACACGCCGGCCATCAAGCGCTGAGAACCGCGAATGGAAAGAGTGCTGGCTCGAAGAGGGCAAGTTCTACGGCTACGCGGTGGCAAATGATCGCGGCCCGATGAGTTGTATGCTGATGGCCGCAAAAGCCCTGAAGAAGGCTGGCTTCGATCTGGCGGGCCGGATGTACCTGACCGCCTGCCCCGGCGAGTGCGGACCGGAGCCGATCGAAGAGCGCGGCGGCATTGACTATATGGGCAAGGAAATCGGCGCCCACTACATGTTCCACCATGGCGGCGTTGCACCTGATTATGCCATCGCCGCAGAAGGCACCGATTTCGGCGTGACCTGGCTCGGCGCAGGATCGTGCACCTTCCGTGTGCAGATCTATGGCGAGTCAATTTTCCGCCCCCTTCTCAAGGCACCGGAAAAGACAGCCGACCATCCAAGTCCGCTCTACAAGCTCGGCCCCGTCATTGAGGCGCTCCACGCCTGGACACGGGACTATGAGCGCGACAATACCTACGACACCAAAGGCGGCACCTGTCTGCCAAAAGCGACGATCTCAAGCATCCAGGGCGGCTTCCCTTATAGCGGCGGGACGCAGATCTGTTCGCTCTATATCGGGTGCGATCTTGGGCCGAAACAGAAAGCAGCCGACGTGCTCCATAGTCTGGAGTCGGTCATGCGCGAGCTTCCCGGTATCGAATTCGATGTAACGCCGGTGAATGTCTACCATGGCTACGAGGCCCAGGATGATGAAATCGAGCCGCTTGCCGCTAGCGTCGGATCGGCGGTTCAGTCGGTGAAAGGCCACCCTGTCGAAAAGGCGAAGTCCGTTTATTCCAGCATGTGGCGAGACCACAATGTCTTCAACATGCACCGCATCCCTGCCCTGACCTTCGGTCCGACCCGCTGGCGGCCGACACCGCAGGATTTCTTCGAGTGCACATTGATGTATGCCCTCATCGCCCTGTCAGTTTGTGGGCAAATGAACGAACAGGTGAGCAGCACAACGGCCAAGGGCGTCTACGGAGGGATGAGCAATCCATTCGAAAATTGA
- a CDS encoding thiamine pyrophosphate-dependent dehydrogenase E1 component subunit alpha codes for MVKPSREQMLWMYEKMVASRHFENLIKPAYFEGKQPVFNMAKGPLPGEMHLSDGQEPCAVGVCAHLRPTDTVTATHRPHHIAIAKGVNLKDMTSEIFGRANGLSGGRGGHMHLFDPRVNFCCSGIIAQGMGPAVGAAMAAKLRGRDDVAVAFIGEGAANQGAFHETLNLAAVWKAPVVFVIEDNAYGISVSKRQATAVEGNAERAAAYAMPGHFVPDNDPDEIFRVAGDAIQHARAGGGPSLIEIETIRLEGHFMGDAEGYRPEGEKTSLQEKDPITRYRARLENAGAAAGDLDALEEDARGRVAAAFDHARQSASPKPEDAFTTVFA; via the coding sequence GTGGTGAAGCCAAGTCGCGAGCAGATGCTCTGGATGTACGAGAAGATGGTGGCGAGCCGCCACTTCGAGAACCTCATCAAGCCAGCCTATTTCGAAGGAAAGCAGCCGGTCTTCAACATGGCCAAGGGGCCGCTGCCGGGTGAGATGCACCTGTCGGACGGGCAGGAGCCTTGCGCTGTCGGTGTATGTGCGCATCTGAGGCCGACCGACACGGTCACGGCAACGCACCGGCCGCACCACATCGCCATCGCGAAAGGCGTGAATCTCAAGGATATGACGTCGGAGATATTCGGGCGGGCGAACGGCCTGTCCGGTGGGCGCGGCGGTCATATGCACCTGTTCGACCCGCGGGTAAATTTCTGCTGTTCGGGCATTATCGCGCAAGGCATGGGCCCGGCCGTCGGGGCCGCCATGGCAGCAAAGCTGCGCGGGCGCGATGATGTCGCGGTCGCTTTCATCGGAGAAGGGGCCGCCAATCAGGGGGCCTTTCACGAGACGCTGAACCTCGCAGCGGTCTGGAAGGCGCCGGTCGTCTTCGTCATCGAGGACAATGCCTACGGCATTTCAGTCTCGAAGCGTCAGGCAACCGCCGTTGAAGGCAATGCCGAAAGGGCGGCTGCCTACGCCATGCCGGGGCATTTTGTGCCGGACAATGACCCGGACGAGATCTTCCGGGTCGCCGGAGACGCCATCCAGCACGCCCGTGCCGGCGGCGGGCCGAGCCTGATCGAGATCGAGACGATCCGGCTGGAAGGCCATTTCATGGGCGACGCTGAAGGCTATCGCCCCGAGGGCGAGAAGACCTCGCTGCAGGAGAAGGACCCGATCACCCGGTATCGCGCGCGGCTGGAAAACGCGGGCGCGGCAGCCGGCGATCTCGACGCGCTCGAAGAGGACGCACGGGGCCGGGTCGCTGCCGCCTTCGATCATGCGCGCCAGTCCGCGTCGCCGAAGCCGGAAGACGCATTCACAACAGTTTTTGCCTGA